One Leifsonia shinshuensis DNA window includes the following coding sequences:
- a CDS encoding ROK family protein: MDMNDEVRTRTALLGSSSDAATRVFTTILTRSPISRIDVAKLTGLSQAAVTKAVAPLVAVGLLNDSLGPTLTGLPGRPVSPVALVPDAVVTLGIKVNADELIGVATDLTTRVIASERLPLTSQAPTEVADAIVELCGLLETGLDGLGSRLASVGVAVSGDVDTEKGVVRDSALMGWKGVELGAALQERLGRRVVVENDVRALTIGEHWFGVGLGTSSFAIVTIGRGIGSGLHLNGEVVEGAYGVAGEIGHLPLTSPDKVCACGRRGCVEAVASTTAIVAAISAAHGRPVTMGEAVELRRAGDGAAVEVFDEAGRVIGAAIASLVNLVGPELVVIGGEGVADFDLIEEPLRRSYAEHVFASADQCELAVRPHTFEDWARGAAATAIRALVV; this comes from the coding sequence ATGGACATGAACGACGAGGTGCGGACACGGACGGCGCTGCTCGGCTCGTCGTCCGACGCTGCCACGCGCGTGTTCACCACGATCCTCACCAGGAGCCCGATCAGCCGGATCGACGTGGCCAAGCTCACGGGCCTGTCGCAGGCGGCCGTGACCAAGGCCGTCGCTCCGCTGGTCGCCGTGGGACTCCTGAACGACTCGCTCGGGCCGACCCTGACCGGCCTGCCCGGCCGACCGGTGAGCCCGGTCGCGCTCGTTCCCGACGCGGTGGTGACGCTCGGGATCAAGGTGAACGCGGACGAGCTGATCGGCGTCGCCACCGACCTCACCACACGGGTGATCGCGTCGGAGCGGTTGCCGCTGACATCGCAGGCACCGACGGAGGTCGCCGACGCGATCGTGGAGCTCTGCGGGCTCTTGGAGACGGGCCTCGACGGACTGGGCTCTCGGCTGGCGTCCGTCGGCGTCGCCGTGTCGGGTGATGTCGACACCGAGAAGGGCGTCGTCCGCGACTCCGCGCTGATGGGGTGGAAGGGCGTCGAACTGGGCGCCGCGCTCCAGGAGCGGCTCGGCAGGCGCGTGGTGGTCGAGAACGACGTGCGGGCGCTCACCATCGGCGAGCACTGGTTCGGCGTCGGGCTCGGGACGAGCTCGTTCGCGATCGTCACCATCGGCCGCGGCATCGGCTCCGGCCTGCACCTGAACGGCGAGGTCGTCGAGGGCGCCTACGGAGTGGCAGGCGAGATCGGTCACCTCCCGCTCACGTCGCCCGACAAGGTGTGTGCGTGCGGCCGTCGCGGCTGCGTGGAGGCGGTGGCCTCCACGACGGCGATCGTGGCCGCGATCTCAGCCGCGCACGGGCGTCCTGTCACGATGGGCGAAGCGGTGGAGCTGCGGAGGGCCGGGGACGGCGCCGCCGTCGAGGTCTTCGACGAGGCGGGCCGGGTGATCGGCGCCGCGATCGCGAGCCTGGTCAATCTGGTCGGCCCGGAGCTCGTCGTGATCGGTGGAGAGGGAGTGGCCGACTTCGATCTCATCGAGGAGCCGCTCCGCCGCTCGTACGCGGAGCACGTGTTCGCCTCCGCCGATCAGTGCGAGCTTGCCGTTCGGCCGCACACGTTCGAGGACTGGGCGCGGGGTGCGGCGGCGACCGCGATCCGCGCGCTCGTGGTCTGA